Part of the Crossiella cryophila genome, GGCGAACGCGATCTGGATCGGGACGACGAACGCTGATGGGAATGGGGGGCAGGGGCCTGGGTCGGATCGGATCTTGCGTAGCGAGATCCGGTGATCTCGGGCTGGTGAGCTGAGGTTGTCGGGCGGGCGGTCCCAGCCCGCCCGACAGCCCGCCCAGCGCTGCTCCACCCGGCGTGTTGGCCGTTCTGGTACGGCGTGTTGGCCGTTGTTGTACGGGGTGTTGGCCGTTGTGGGCGGGTTGGTGCACGAGCGGAAGATCAAGATCAAGGGCGTCCTCGCCGGACGGGCAGGAATCAAAGGATGGGGGGAGGTTCAAAGTCAAGGGCAGAGAGCAGTGCTCGTGCGGTTCCCCATCCCCGTCAGCCTTCCGATACCAAACCACATCCTGGGCGCGCGGACCCCTGCGGTTGGGTGGCTAGGGCGGCGGCGGGTTGCGGGTCCGCGCGCCCAGGATGCGGTGTGTCCTCTCCAGGCTGACGGGGATGGGGAACCGCTCAGGTGGGGTTTGAAAAGCCACCCCGGCTGCTTGTGTGCGGGCTTCGCCCGGTCGCGGCGCGTTCGAACGGCCTAGCCGCATCGTTCCCGGGCTTCGCCCGCCTCCGTGTCTGGAAATGCCCGGCCGCCATGTCCCGGGCTTCGCCCGCCCACGCGCCCATCACCACCTGGCCGCCTGCCTCCGGGCTTCGCCCGCCTGCCCGCCCGCTGCCCCCTCAACACCCACCGCCGCCCCGTCCACAACCGCCAACACGCCGTACAAAAACGGCCAACACGGCGTACAACAACGGCCAACACGCCGTACCAGAACGGCCAACACACCGGGTGGGGGCCTGGGGTTAGCGGACGTGGCGGGCTAGGTCGGCGTGGGAGCCGCTGGGCATGTAGGCGGGGAGGATGGCGTCTACCGAGAAGCCGCCGTCGGGGCGGGGGCCCGCGTTGATGGTGCCGCTGACCAGGGCTACTCGTTGGCGTAGGCCCAGTAGGCCGCCGCCGGTGGCGGGGCCGGGGGATTTGGGGAGGTGGATGGGGGTTGGGGGGCGGGGTGGGGCGGTGTTGCGGATGCTGAGCCAGACTCGGTCGGCGCCGTAGCGGACCTGGACGCGGACCTGGGTGCCTGGGGCGTGTTTGCGGACGTTGGCCAGGGCTTCCTGGACGATGCGGAAGGCGGTGCGGCCCACTACGGGGGAGGTGTGCACGGGGGAGCCGTCCTGGACCAGGTCGACGCCGATGCCTACCGAGACCGTTTCGGCGACCAGGGCGGTCAGGTCGGGGAGGGCGGTGGCGGGGGCCTCCACGGCCGCCTCGCCGTTGGCGCTCTTGGCTGGGAGGGTGCGGAGGATGCCTACCAGGTCACGGAGTTCGTCCAGGGCGTGGCAGCCTGCGGCGCGGAGGTCTTCGGCGGCCTGGCGGGTGGCCTCGTCGGGGGCGGTCATCCGCAGGGCGCCCGCTTGCAGGACCATCAGGCTGACCCGGTGGGTGAGCACGTCGTGCATCTCGCCGGCCAGGCGGACTCGTTGGTCGGCGCGGGCCTGTTCGGCCAGCAGGCGGGACTCGGTGGCGGCTCGTTCGGCTCGTTCGGACTCGGCTCGGGCCAGGGAGCGGCGGGCCAGCAGGTGCCGGCCCAGGAGCACGGGGACCAGGGTGAGCAGGATGCCGGTGGTGATCTCGGCGAGTTCCGGGTGCCAGGGGCGGGCGGCCAGCACGGCCGCGGCGGCGACCAGGGGCCACCAGTAGGGCTGGAGGGCGCGGGGGATGGTGACGGCGGCGACGGTGAGCGCGGCGGCCAGCCAGGGGACCGCGAGCAGGTCGGGGGGCAGGAGCAGGCCGGGGGCGGCCAGTTCGGCGAGTGCGGCGCCGGTGAGGCCGAAGGCGACCAGGGCGGGAGTGGTGGCGCGGGTGAAGACCAGCACGCTGGCGACGGCCTGCAGCAGCACCCCGGCGGGTGGGTAGGCGTCGGCGGGCCACCACAGTGAACCGAGTAGTGGGGGGAGCAGTCCGATGGCGAGCAGGGCAAGCGCGGCCGCCGCGTCCACGGGTCTAGCCCGGCGCGGTGGCCACCATGGCCGGCGGGAAGGTGCCTGCACACCGAGAACGGTACTGACTGGATGGTCGGTTCAGGTGAGAGAAACGCCTTTCGGCCCCCTCAAGTCCCTACGAACGTTGTCGTTCGGGGCACCGGGTGCTCCTTTGGTCGCATTCCGCTGCCCATGTGGGCAGCCGGGAGCGGCGCCTGGTCCGGACCGGTCCGGACCCTGGAGCGGTGAAGTGGTCACCGGACTTATCGGTTCCGGGTCCTGGCGACCCCGCGAACGACGTCAGGACACGAAACCGCATGTGCAATCGATGACCCGCCGATCGATGCTACGCACCGCGGCCGCGGGCGGGGTGCGTCCCTTCGGGCTAATCGGCGCACCAGAAAATTGAAACCGGTCAGTCTACTTTTTGTTCGGTGAATAACCTGGAGCCATGTCCGTCACGCCCTCGATGCTCACCGCGCGACTGCCCGCTCCGGTGCCCCTGGACGAGCAGGCGAGTTGTCCGGTCTCCGGGGTGTTCCAGCGCATTGGCGACCGCTGGACCGTGCTCGTGCTGGTGCTGTTGAACCAGCGTCCGCATCGCTACAACGAACTGCACCGCGCCATGGAGGGCCTGAGTCGCCGCATGCTCACCCTCACCCTGCGGAGCCTGGAACGCGACGGCCTCGTCGCCCGCACCGTGTTCCCGACCGTGCCGCCAGGGGTGGAGTACGAGCTGACCGAACTCGGGCGCGGCCTCCTGGTGCCGCTGTCCGCGCTCTCGGACTGGGCGGTGCACACCGCGTCCCGGATCGAGCGTAACCGGGCGGAGTTCGACGCCCGGCCGTAGCCACTTCGGCCAAACGCGGCAACCTTGGCGGAACCGGTTGACGACACGATTCAGAACGGCCCAGAATCGCGGAGAGAGCGCTCTCAGCAGTGTGCCGACATCGTCGTCGAACGCCTGGAGTCGCCATGTCCCCTGCATCCCATCGCGGGTCACTCCGTCATCCCGCACTGGTGTTCCTGCTGCTGCTCGCCCTGGTCAGTGGCGGGCTGCTCGTCGGCGGCGCGCCCGCCCGAGCCGAGGGAGTCCTTGTCTCCCAAGGGAAACCGACCACCGCCTCCTCGGTGGAGAACGCGGTCATGGTGCCTGCCGCGGCCACCGACGGCGATCCGGGCACCCGCTGGTCCAGTCAGGCCGCTGACGCGCAGTGGCTCCAGGTCGACCTGGGCGCCCCGGTGACCGTGGACCGGATCACGCTGCACTGGGAGGCCGCCTACGCCACCCGGTTCCGGCTCGAGTTCTCCACCGACGGCTCGGCCTGGACCAGCCCGCACACCGGCGCGGGCACCCCCGGCACGCAGACCCTGGCCGTGGCCGGGGTGGCCCGCTACGTGCGCTGGGTCGGACTCGGCCGCGCCACCGGCTACGGCTACTCGCTGTGGGAGTTCCAGGTCTACGGCACCGCGCCCAGCGCCAACATCGCCGCCTACGCCCAGGTCAGCGCCTCCTCGCACGAGGGCGGCAACGCCCCGGCGGCCGCACTGGACGGGCGGCTGGGCACCCGGTGGTCCAGTCAGTTCGGCAACGACAACGAGTGGCTGCGGATCGACTTCGGCGGCCGCGCCCAGATCACCGGCCTGGTGCTGCACTGGGAGGGCGCCTACGCCAGGGCGTATCGCCTGGAGGTCTCCGACGACGGCACCGCCTGGCGGCCGCTGCACAGCACGGCCGAGGGCACCGGTGGCGTGGAACGGATCACCGCCGCGGGCAGCGGCCGGTACCTGCGCTGGACCGGCGTCACCAGGGCCACCGGGTACGGCTATTCGCTGTGGGAACTCCAGGTGCTGGGCACCGTGGACAACACCGCGAGCACCCCGCCGCTGCTGTCCGCGCCGACCCGCCCGCCCGGTGGCCCGGCCCGGTTCGCCCTGCACGCCCCCGGCGACCAGGCCATGATCACCGACACCCGCCGCCCGGAGTTCCGCTGGTCCGCCGTGCCCGGCGCGACCCGCTATGAGCTGTGGCTCAACGTCAGCCGCGCCGACTACGACTACACCGCCCCCGGGAACCTCCTTGACCTGCACACCAAGGTCGCCGAGACCACGGTGCCGACCTACACCCCGGCCTGGGACATCCCCGACCGCTGGACCTACCGCTGGCACGTCCTCGCGGTGACCGGCGGCGGCACCCAGGTCTCGGCCAGTCACACCTTCAGCCTGTACAAGCCCACCCTGGAAACCGTCGCCGACGGCATCGGCCTGATCGGCGGCAGCCGGGACCTCAACCGGGACGGCGCGATCCAGCCGTATGAGAACTGGCGGCTGCCCGTGCAGGCCAGGGTGGACGATCTGCTCGGCCGGATGACCACCGAGGAGAAGGCGTACCAGCTGTTCTACAACGCCCAGCGCTTCCCTAATTCGGGGTGGCACTTCGGCCCGGCCGACGCCCAGGACCTGCACAACACCCTCCTGGCCGCCAGTGGGACCCGCCTGGGCATCCCGTTCGTCACCGCCGGGGACACCGTCAGCGGCTACAAGACCACCTACCCCACCCAGAGCGGACTCGCCGCCGCCGGGAACCACCTGTTGACCCACCGGCTCGGCGACATGCAACGCCGCGAACAACTCGAGGTCGGCGCCCGCGGCACCCTCGGACCGATCGCCGAGGTCGGCACCAAGGTGCTCTACCCGCGGATCCAGGAGGGCAACGGCGAGGACGCCCAGGTGGCCGCCGCCCAGGTCCGCGCACTCGTCTCCGGCCTGCAGGGCGGGCCGGAACTGAACCCGAACTCGGTGCTGGCCACGGTGAAGCACTGGCCGGGCGAGGGCGCGGGCGGGGAGGCGCTGATCGTCTACGACGGGGTGACGATCAAGTACCACATGATCCCGTTCCGGGCCGCGCTGGAGGCCGGCGCGGTCAACATCATGCCCGGCTACGCTGGCAGCTCCTTCCTCGATCCCGGCGGCCCCGGCGCGGGCGACAGCGCCAAGATCCTGGCCTACCTGCGGCAGCACCTCGGCTACACCGGACTGATCACCACCGACTGGCTGCCGTCCGGGTCCTGGGTCGGCGCGGCCAACGCCGGCTCCGACGTCATGGGCGGCGCGGATCCCGGCGCGCCCGGCTACTCCATCGGCCAGTTCATCGCCGGCGTCCCACTGCCCCGCATCGACGACGCGGTCCGGCGGGTGCTGTCGCTGAAGTTCCGCCTGGGCGTCTTCGAGGCGCCCTACGGCGATCCGGTCAACGGCCCGTACCGGTTCCACCAGCCCGGCCACGTCCAGCTCGCCAACCAGGCCTCCCGCGAAGCGCTGACCCTGCTCAAGAACGACGGTGTGCTGCCGCTGCGGCTCAACCGCGGCGACAACATCGTGGTCGCCGGACCCCGCGCCGACGACAAGGCGGCCTGCTGCATCTGGACCAGCTTCTTCCACGAGGAGTACGGCTCGCAGACCATGCTCGCCGCGATCCGCTCCCGCGCCGAGGCGGCCGGGGTCACCGTGCACCAGGACACCGCGCCCAATCCGAGACTCGCCGTGGTCGCGGTGGGGGAGACCTCCTACACCCATGGCACGAACTGGGTGAAGGAACAGCCCTTCCTGCCCCCGGACCAGCTCGCGCTCATCCAGGACTTCCGGCGCCGGGGCATCCCGGTGGTGGTCGCGCTGGTCATGCCCAGGCCCTACGTGATCACCGAATGGCAGGACCAGGCCGGCGCGATCGTGGTGACCTACCGCGGCGGCGAGGAGATGGGACCCGCGGTGGCCAGCCTGCTCTTCGGCGACTTCCAGCCCAGCGGCAAGTTGCCGTGGCAGCTGCCGCGGCTGCTCTCCGACGTGCTCCGCCCCGGCGGCCAGGACATCCTCGAAGACGCCAACGAGGCCTGGGACATCCCGTTCGACCTGGGCGCCACCCCGGCCCAGCGGGCCGAGATCCGGGCGCACATCGACGCCGGACGGCCGGTGCCGCCGGTCTACGGCAACCCGCTGCACCAGTTCGGATCCGGCCGCACCGGCTGGTGAACCCGGGCGCGGCCCGTTCCCTCAGTCCAGCGGGGGGACGGGCCGTCCGCGCTCCACCTCGACGAACCGGCCGGTCTCCGTGCGCAGCTGGGCCAGCAGGAACGCGCCGAGGCCGACGTCGTCGGTCAGGCCGATGATCGGCAGGAACACCTCGGGCAGCAGGTCGATCGGGGAGATGATGTAGATGATCCCGGCGATCCAGAACAACCGCTTGGACCACGGCGGGGCCGGATAGCGGCGCTGACGCATCGCGCGCAGCATCCGCGGCAACGCCCGCACCCGCGCCACGGTGCTCGGTGAACCCAGGCCCTTGCGGCGCCGGATCGCGCGGATGATCCCACCGATCAGCGCCAGTCCGCCCAGCACGGTCAGCACGATGCCCACCGTGTTCGGCGCCATCCACAGCACACTGGAATCCAGCCGCCAGAAGGCCAGTCCGCCCAGTGCGAGCAGCGCCACCCCGAGAACGAGCACCCGACCTCCCCCACTCCTTGACCGGACAACGGTTCCCGGCCAACTGATCGCTGAACCAGGTGAACTATCCGGCGTGTCACCAGGATAGCCCGGAGCGAACTGGCGCAATCCTGGCGCGCTTCGCTACAACCCGGTCCCCATGGACCAGACAGCAGCAGACCCGCCACCGCACCAGCCCCGTCCACAGTGGATCGGCTGGACCCTGACCGCGGTCACGGTGCCCGCGCTGCTGGCCGGACTCGGCGTCGCGGTGGCCGGACCCCGGATCGAACGCGAACTCGTCACCACCGCCGAGGACGCCCTCGGCGGCGCCGGGCACCCCGACGCCCAGGTGGCCGCGGTGGGCCGCGAGCTGAGCCTGGCCGGGTTACCGGGGGAGCGGCTGGCCGCGGTGAGCACCATGGTGGCCAACCTGCCGGGGGTGGACTCGGTGGTGGTGCGCGAACTCGCGCCCACCCCGGTGCTGCTGCGGGTCCGCGACGGCGAACTGCTCGTCTCGGCCACCGGGCACAGCGTGCTGGCCACCGGCCGCCTGCTTGAGGAGATCATCGCCCGCTGCCCAGGCCACCGGGTCACCGACCTCACCCTGCCCGTCCCCGGCACCGGACCCGCCTTCGCCAGCACCGCCCTGGCCGCCGTCGCCCAGGCCGCCGCCGAGGCCCGCGGCGCGGACCTCACCGTCGCGATCCGGCCCGACGGGGTCACCGTGCGCGGCGTGGTGGCCGATGCCGACCAGCGCAACGTGCTCCTGGAACGGTTGCGCGGCAGCGAGTTCGGCCCGGTGCAGGCCGGTGGACTGACCGTCGGACCGCCACCCCATCCGTCCACTGTGGATATCCGAGCCCTGGACGCCGCGGTGGGCCGGATGATCGACGGCAGCGGCGGGGTCAACTTCGAGGCGGCCACCGTGCGCTGGGGCGAGGGCCACGGCGCCGCCCTGCTCGAGCGGATCGGCAGGCTGCTGCGGGTGGCGCCCAAATCGCTGATCACGGTGACCGCCTGGGCCTCCGAGGAACAGCCGCCGGGTGTCGACCCGCGCCGGCTGGCCGGCCGCCGGGCCGACCTGGTGCGCGATCTCCTGGTGGCCCAAGGGGTTCCGCGCGAACTGGTCAGCACGGTCGCCAGGGTCGAGCCCGGCCCCGAGACCTTCGTCCCGCACCTGCGCCGCGCGCGGGTCACCGTCAGCTAGGAGCTGCAACGATGATGTGGTTGTTCTGGCAGGTCTTCCTGCTGTGCCTGGCCGCCTTCCTGATCGGCGGACTGGTGAGCTGGCTGCTCCTGGTACGCCCGCTCGCCGAACGCCGCGCCGCCGCACCCGCCCCGGCACCGGCCCCGGCGTCAGCCCCGGTGGAGACGCCGGAACCGCCGATGTCCTTGGCGGAGCCGGAGATCCCGGTCCAGGTGCTCCCCGAACCGGTCGAGGCCGCGGTGAAGGGCAACACCCGCACCAAGCGGTACCACACCCCGGACTCGCCCTACTTCAACCGCACCAAGGGCGACATCTGGTTCGCCTCGGTCGCCGAGGCCGAGCAGGCCGGTTACACCGCCGGAGTGGCCCGCCGCCGCGCCGAAGCCGTGCGCTGACCGCCGCCCGTCCCGGTCACGATTCCGCTCGTGGCCGGGGCGGCGTGGCCACGCCCTCCGGCCGCACGACCTGACCCAGCACCACCCGGAACAGGTCCCGGTCCACCGTGCTCGGCTCCGCGGCCAGCCACTGCCCGATCTCGGTGATGAACTGCTCAGGGCTCATCGGCGGCGCGGGCACCTCGGGCGCCTCGCCGGTGGTGATCTCCCCGGCCCGGTTCGGGTACAGCACCAGCACCCCGCGCACCTCCACCTCGGGCAGCAGATCGCGGAACGCCTCCACGCCCTCGGGCAGCCGGGTGCCGCCACCGCGGTAGGCGTGTCCGTTGCGCCGCAGGTCACCCGCCTCGTCCGCGGTGTAGTGCCCCGGCAGCCACAGCTTCGACTCGATCAGCACCAGGCGCCGCCCGCACAGCACGGCGTGGTCGATGTCGGCGAACACCGAGTCCGGCCAGGCCAGCCCGTGGAAGATGCGCACCCCGGGCAGCCGGGTCAGGTACCGGCCCAGCAGCCGCGCGGTGAGCTGCTCGGCGACATCGCCCTCCTCCGCGCCAGGACGGCCGAAGACGGTGCGGATGCCGAACTCCGCGGTGAACTCCCGATCGGTGCGACTGGCCGCCAGCTGATTGCGCCACAGGTGCAGGGTGACCCCGGTGACCACGGCGAAGACCGCCAGCCACAACCCGATCAGCCACACCGAGCCGGTCAGCACCGGCAGCAGCACCCACATCAGCAGCCAGACCGCCAGCGAGCCGAACGCGGGGCCGTGGCCGGGGCCGGTGGGCGGCACCAGGCGGATCCGCTCCACCGGGTCCACCTCGGGCCACCACGGGATCGTGTCCGGGTCCAGCCTCGGCATCGCCGGGGTGAACTCCGGGTCCGGGCCGAAGGTCCTGGTGCGCCTGGCGGATCCGGTGCGCGGCCACGGCCGGGCGCGCTGCCGGGTGCCGCGGCGCGGTGGTTCCGGGGTCTCGACGGTGACCTCGATGTCGGACTCGTCGACCCAGTCCTCTTCCTCGTCCCAGTCGTCTTCCCAGGAAGTGTCACCGTCGTCGCCGCGGTCGTAGTCCGCGCGGCGCTCCGGGTCGTTGAGGGTCTCGTAGGCCTCGCGCAGCAACCGGAACGAGCCGGAGGTGCCCCCGGCGTCCGGGTGCATGACCTTGGCCAGCGCCCGATAGGCGGTTTTGATCTCCGCCGTGGTCGCGGTCCGGCCGACGCCGAGCAGCTCGTAATAGTCGACCGCGCCCACGATCCCGCCCACCTTCCGTGTCTGCGCGAACACCCTATGGGGTGCCCGCGGAAGATGATCAACCGACTCCACCCTGCGCGGCGGAAGGAGTGATAAGCGATCCGTATTTCGACCAGTGTTCTGCATATACCCGCGCGCGAAAGGCACCTCTTCCTCTAACGTGATAGCCGACACACACGAAAGGCGGTAGCCGAGATGATGGAACAGGTCCGAGAACGCACCGAGCAGGCGCCCAAGGTCGGACTCCCGGTCCAGGCCGAGCGTGCGGCCAGGTCAGGCGGCCGGGGACGGAGCCCGATCCCGCAGTGGCTGCTCGACGACGACACCTTCGAGCCGCACATTGTCCGCGGACTGGACTGACTCGTTTCGTAATAACGCCCCGGTCTCGATGATCTCGGAGACCAAGGGCCGACAGTATTAGGCTCCCCGACCGGGTGATTTCCGGTGTGGCACGGCATCGAGGCGCTGACGCGGTGATCCCGCGCACCAGCGCCGCGCCCCCACCCCGTTGAGGCCCGGCCCGGTCCAGGGAGAGTTCCCCCTCAGCTCACCGTCGAGCGCGTGCCGTTGGTCTCGCGCAGCGTGCGCATGGCTTCGGCGAGGGCGGCGGCCTGCTCGGACCCGAGCGGGGTGAGCACGGTGCGGCGCAGGTTGTCCGCGCCCGTGCGGCGGGCCGCCGCCGCCACCGCCAGCCCGTGCTCGGTGAGCACCGCGTAGGTGACCCTGCGGTCGGTCTCGCACGGTTCCCGGCGGATCAGGTCGGCCTTGACCATGCGGTCGGCCACCTTGGTGAACCCGCCGCTGGTGAGCGCGGCCTCGGTGGCCAGCCGGGTCATCTGCATCCGGTGGCCGGGGGAGCGGACCAGGCGCAGCAGGATGTCGAAGGGCGCCGGTTGCAGGCCGAACTTCTCCGCGATCTCGCTCATCAACCGCTCCTGGGTGGCCAGGTAACCCTCGATCACCAGGCCCCACCAGGTGATGATGTCGTCATCGGCGATGTTCTCCTGCTTGCTCATGCCCGCCAGTCTATCCGGCGAACCGCTTCCGTAGAAGTATCTTGCGCGGAAGATAAATGGGGCGTAGCGTTGCCGCCATGAGCATCCAGACCAGCGGGTTGCACCACGTGACGGCGATCGGTGGCGACCCCCAGCGCAACGTCGACTTCTACCTGCGCGCACTGGGTCTGCGCCTGGTCAAGACGACGGTCAACTTCGACGACCCCGGCACCTACCACCTCTACTACGGCGACGGTTCCGGCCGGCCGGGTTCGCTCATCACCTTCTTCCCGTGGAAGGACGCCCCCAAGGGCCGGATCGGCACCGGGCAGGCGACCACCACGTCCTTCTCCGTGCCTGAGGCCTCGCTGGGCTGGTGGCGGCGGCATCTGGCCGCGGCGGGCGCCCAGGTCAGCGACATCAAGGGCCGTGATGGCGAGGAGGCACTGCTCTTCCGCGACCCCGACGGCCTGGAACTGGCCCTGGTCGCCCACCCCCAGGAGGACCCGCGGGACCCGTGGGACCACGGCCTGGTGCCGCCGGAGCACGCCATCCGCGGCCTGCACTCGGTGACCCTGTCGGTCACCGCGGAGGAAGCCACCGCCGGCACCCTCACCGACGACCTCGGCCTGCGTTTCCTCGGCCAGGAGGACAACCGGCTGCGCTTCGAGGCAGGCGACGGCGGTCCCGGCGCGCTGGTGGACGTGCTCGTGCGGCCCAAGGGCGAGCGCGGGGTGGTCGCGGTGGGCACCGTGCACCACGTGGCCTGGCGGGTGCCGGACGAGGCCACCCAGGTGTCCTGGCGGGACGAACTCCTCGACCGAGGGGTGCGGGTCACCGAGATCCTGGACCGGCAGTACTTCCGGTCCATCTACTTCCGCGAGCCCGGCGGCACCCTCCTGGAGGTGGCCACCGACGGACCCGGTTTCGCCGCCGACGAACCGCTGCTGGAACTGGGGCGCGCGCTCAAGCTGCCGCCGTGGCTGGAGCCCAGCCGCGAGCAGATCCAGCACGCCCTGCCCACGCTGCGGCTGCCGGAATGAACCTCGAGCACAAGTTCCGCGAGGGCGACCCGGCCGCACCGGTGCTGCTGCTGTTGCACGGCACCGGCGGCGGCCCCGAGGACCTCCTGGGCCTGGCCGAGCACCTCGACCCGGCCGCGACGGTGCTCGCCCCGCGCGGGCCGGTCTCCGAACACGGCATGGCCCGCTGGTTCCGCAGGCTGGCCGAGGGTGTCTTCGACCACGAGGACGTCCGCCGCCGCGCACACGAACTGGCCGAGTTCATCCTGGCCGCCCAGGCCGAGTACGGGCTGGCCGGGCGACGGCTGGTCGCGGTGGGTTTCTCCAACGGCGCCAACATCGCCGCCGCCACCGCGCTGCTGCGCCCGGAGGTGCTGTCGGAGGCCGCCCTGTTCGCCGGGATGAGCCCACTGCCGGAGGACCCGGGCACGGACCTCAGTGGCAGCCGGGTGTTCCTGGCCAACGGCACCGCCGACCAGATGGCCCCGCTGGACTCGGTGCAACGCCTGGACGCGCTGCTGCGGGCGCGCGGCGCCGCGGTCACCCCGTTCCGCCACCCCGGCGGGCACCAGCTCACCCTGGAAGCCGCCCGCGCCGCCGCGAGCTGGCTGTCCATTTGAGATGATTCGGTCCATGGGCAGCATCCGCACGGTGGAGATCCGCGACGACATGATCCGGCTCGGTCAGTTCCTCAAACTGGCCGGGCTGGCCGAGGACGGCGGCGAGGCGAAGACGTTGATCGAGGAGGAGGAGGTCACCGTGAACGGGCGCGTGGAGACCCGGCGCGGCGCCCAGCTGCACGACGGTGACGTGGTCGCGGTGGGGGAGAACAAGGCCAGGGTGATCACCGCCTGACCCGCTGGGCCACCCAGGCCGCCACCTGGGACCGCGACCGCAGTCCCAGCCGGGCCAGGATGTGCTCCAGATGCGCCTCCGCGGTGCGTTGCGCGATGGTCAGCTCGCGGGCGATCTCCTTGTTGCTCAACCCCTGCGCGACCAGTTCGGCCACCTCCAGCTGCCGCCGGGTCAGCGCCTGCGGGGCTGGTGAGGTGGTGAGCAGCTCCTCGGCGTAGGCCACCGCCTGGGCCAGGTCGAACCGCAGCCCGCGCCGCCGGGCCGCGTCGAACTCCTTGGCGGACAAGGACTTCCGGATCCGCGCGGTGGCCTCGGCGCGGTAGCCCGCCATGATGTCGATGGTGAAGAAGCTGGTGCCGACCGGGGTCAGCATCGACTCCACCGCCCCGGTCAGGCAGGCGGCCTCGGCGGGTCGGCCGGTGGCCGCGGCA contains:
- a CDS encoding sensor histidine kinase is translated as MDAAAALALLAIGLLPPLLGSLWWPADAYPPAGVLLQAVASVLVFTRATTPALVAFGLTGAALAELAAPGLLLPPDLLAVPWLAAALTVAAVTIPRALQPYWWPLVAAAAVLAARPWHPELAEITTGILLTLVPVLLGRHLLARRSLARAESERAERAATESRLLAEQARADQRVRLAGEMHDVLTHRVSLMVLQAGALRMTAPDEATRQAAEDLRAAGCHALDELRDLVGILRTLPAKSANGEAAVEAPATALPDLTALVAETVSVGIGVDLVQDGSPVHTSPVVGRTAFRIVQEALANVRKHAPGTQVRVQVRYGADRVWLSIRNTAPPRPPTPIHLPKSPGPATGGGLLGLRQRVALVSGTINAGPRPDGGFSVDAILPAYMPSGSHADLARHVR
- a CDS encoding winged helix-turn-helix transcriptional regulator — translated: MSVTPSMLTARLPAPVPLDEQASCPVSGVFQRIGDRWTVLVLVLLNQRPHRYNELHRAMEGLSRRMLTLTLRSLERDGLVARTVFPTVPPGVEYELTELGRGLLVPLSALSDWAVHTASRIERNRAEFDARP
- a CDS encoding discoidin domain-containing protein, which translates into the protein MSPASHRGSLRHPALVFLLLLALVSGGLLVGGAPARAEGVLVSQGKPTTASSVENAVMVPAAATDGDPGTRWSSQAADAQWLQVDLGAPVTVDRITLHWEAAYATRFRLEFSTDGSAWTSPHTGAGTPGTQTLAVAGVARYVRWVGLGRATGYGYSLWEFQVYGTAPSANIAAYAQVSASSHEGGNAPAAALDGRLGTRWSSQFGNDNEWLRIDFGGRAQITGLVLHWEGAYARAYRLEVSDDGTAWRPLHSTAEGTGGVERITAAGSGRYLRWTGVTRATGYGYSLWELQVLGTVDNTASTPPLLSAPTRPPGGPARFALHAPGDQAMITDTRRPEFRWSAVPGATRYELWLNVSRADYDYTAPGNLLDLHTKVAETTVPTYTPAWDIPDRWTYRWHVLAVTGGGTQVSASHTFSLYKPTLETVADGIGLIGGSRDLNRDGAIQPYENWRLPVQARVDDLLGRMTTEEKAYQLFYNAQRFPNSGWHFGPADAQDLHNTLLAASGTRLGIPFVTAGDTVSGYKTTYPTQSGLAAAGNHLLTHRLGDMQRREQLEVGARGTLGPIAEVGTKVLYPRIQEGNGEDAQVAAAQVRALVSGLQGGPELNPNSVLATVKHWPGEGAGGEALIVYDGVTIKYHMIPFRAALEAGAVNIMPGYAGSSFLDPGGPGAGDSAKILAYLRQHLGYTGLITTDWLPSGSWVGAANAGSDVMGGADPGAPGYSIGQFIAGVPLPRIDDAVRRVLSLKFRLGVFEAPYGDPVNGPYRFHQPGHVQLANQASREALTLLKNDGVLPLRLNRGDNIVVAGPRADDKAACCIWTSFFHEEYGSQTMLAAIRSRAEAAGVTVHQDTAPNPRLAVVAVGETSYTHGTNWVKEQPFLPPDQLALIQDFRRRGIPVVVALVMPRPYVITEWQDQAGAIVVTYRGGEEMGPAVASLLFGDFQPSGKLPWQLPRLLSDVLRPGGQDILEDANEAWDIPFDLGATPAQRAEIRAHIDAGRPVPPVYGNPLHQFGSGRTGW
- a CDS encoding YkvA family protein, giving the protein MLVLGVALLALGGLAFWRLDSSVLWMAPNTVGIVLTVLGGLALIGGIIRAIRRRKGLGSPSTVARVRALPRMLRAMRQRRYPAPPWSKRLFWIAGIIYIISPIDLLPEVFLPIIGLTDDVGLGAFLLAQLRTETGRFVEVERGRPVPPLD
- a CDS encoding OmpA family protein, translated to MDQTAADPPPHQPRPQWIGWTLTAVTVPALLAGLGVAVAGPRIERELVTTAEDALGGAGHPDAQVAAVGRELSLAGLPGERLAAVSTMVANLPGVDSVVVRELAPTPVLLRVRDGELLVSATGHSVLATGRLLEEIIARCPGHRVTDLTLPVPGTGPAFASTALAAVAQAAAEARGADLTVAIRPDGVTVRGVVADADQRNVLLERLRGSEFGPVQAGGLTVGPPPHPSTVDIRALDAAVGRMIDGSGGVNFEAATVRWGEGHGAALLERIGRLLRVAPKSLITVTAWASEEQPPGVDPRRLAGRRADLVRDLLVAQGVPRELVSTVARVEPGPETFVPHLRRARVTVS
- a CDS encoding sunset domain-containing protein, which produces MMWLFWQVFLLCLAAFLIGGLVSWLLLVRPLAERRAAAPAPAPAPASAPVETPEPPMSLAEPEIPVQVLPEPVEAAVKGNTRTKRYHTPDSPYFNRTKGDIWFASVAEAEQAGYTAGVARRRAEAVR
- a CDS encoding J domain-containing protein, translated to MGGIVGAVDYYELLGVGRTATTAEIKTAYRALAKVMHPDAGGTSGSFRLLREAYETLNDPERRADYDRGDDGDTSWEDDWDEEEDWVDESDIEVTVETPEPPRRGTRQRARPWPRTGSARRTRTFGPDPEFTPAMPRLDPDTIPWWPEVDPVERIRLVPPTGPGHGPAFGSLAVWLLMWVLLPVLTGSVWLIGLWLAVFAVVTGVTLHLWRNQLAASRTDREFTAEFGIRTVFGRPGAEEGDVAEQLTARLLGRYLTRLPGVRIFHGLAWPDSVFADIDHAVLCGRRLVLIESKLWLPGHYTADEAGDLRRNGHAYRGGGTRLPEGVEAFRDLLPEVEVRGVLVLYPNRAGEITTGEAPEVPAPPMSPEQFITEIGQWLAAEPSTVDRDLFRVVLGQVVRPEGVATPPRPRAES
- a CDS encoding MarR family winged helix-turn-helix transcriptional regulator gives rise to the protein MSKQENIADDDIITWWGLVIEGYLATQERLMSEIAEKFGLQPAPFDILLRLVRSPGHRMQMTRLATEAALTSGGFTKVADRMVKADLIRREPCETDRRVTYAVLTEHGLAVAAAARRTGADNLRRTVLTPLGSEQAAALAEAMRTLRETNGTRSTVS